From one Dysidea avara chromosome 9, odDysAvar1.4, whole genome shotgun sequence genomic stretch:
- the LOC136266850 gene encoding protein NLRC5-like, whose amino-acid sequence MDQSNGKGLEQFRTAEYATSTPLLKDLYQYITPDYAADWKVIGTLLGLPSGELKSIEAGYPTNVKWCCNQMLEKWLEVEPSASWNKLLSVIQSPAVSSDQAAEKVVTGEDVASKVQPVHHDKLTVKGTVYSVFHDIPCCLSCRSEEVSMLSNRVATTNAQARLRVDKDTWPPGQPHSFTPLLLVHHEGQQRMDQAVEVAKLVHKGDVTSLATEQLVHTKLDDHAPHVSKVTKEVTKILAPLEEREDPQFIMIEGAPGIGKSVLLREIAYRWGKQQLLQTFTLLVLVCLRDPIVQQATSISDLLLSFCKGDRRAKEIAAACSDYLFENGGKHLLFLFDGFDEFPEHLRENSLIGEIINRNILPLCGLVVSSRPHASVSLRQQATIKVDILGFTKEEQSLYIEQSLKGQPQSIEKLTRYLQDHLTISSLCLVPFNIVILLFLYKMGIPLPSDSSSIYHHFICLTICRHLAKSGCPLKNDIKQLADLPEPYSKIVKQLSKLALQALNNNQLVFTYEEIEAACPDVIATPEGINGFGLLQAVQHFGLTGETTTFNFLHLTIQEYLAANYIITDLRPDEEFRLLREQFWSDIHANMFSIYVTLSNGQRSSFKKFLSGGDDKIAISNKFLLEQLKCFRLFRCFHDARDYRMCKSIEEAEIFNKKEIDLSPTRLSATDLKCVSLFLTSSSHKQ is encoded by the exons ATGGATCAGAGTAACGGAAAGGGACTAGAACAGTTCAGAACAGCGGAATATG CTACCAGTACTCCACTACTGAAGGATCTCTATCAATACATCACTCCAGATTATGCTGCAGACTGGAAAGTGATAGGAACACTACTGGGTCTACCCAGtggagaattgaagagtatagAGGCTGGTTATCCTACTAACGTCAAATGGTGCTGTAATCAAATGTTGGAGAAGTGGCTTGAAGTGGAGCCCTCTGCTAGTTGGAATAAGCTCCTAAGTGTCATCCAGTCACCTGCTGTGTCCAGTGATCAAGCTGCTGAGAAAG TTGTGACTGGTGAAGATGTAGCTAGCAAGGTACAGCCTGTCCATCATGACAAGTTAACTGTCAAAGGTACAGTATATAGTGTATTCCATGATATACCTTGTTGTCTGTCCTGTAGGAGTGAGGAAGTCTCGATGTTATCTAACAGGGTGGCCACAACTAACGCACAAGCACGGTTGAGGGTTGACAAGGATACATGGCCACCAGGTCAACCCCACAGCTTTACGCCACTACTGCTAGTCCATCATGAAGGACAACAGAGGATGGACCAAGCTGTTGAAGTTGCTAAACTAGTTCACAAAGGTGATGTCACTTCACTAGCTACTGAACAGTTAGTCCACACTAAGCTAGATGACCATGCTCCACATGTTAGTAAAGTGACCAAAGAGGTGACAAAGATTTTAGCCCCCCTAGAAGAACGAGAAGATCCACAATTTATTATGATCGAGGGTGCACCAGGCATTGGCAAGTCTGTATTGTTACGTGAAATAGCTTACAGGTGGGGTAAACAACAATTGTTACAAACATTTACACTGTTAGTATTAGTCTGTCTACGTGATCCCATTGTTCAACAAGCTACATCAATCAGTGACCTTCTTCTGTCATTCTGCAAGGGAGACAGGAGAGCTAAAGAAATTGCGGCTGCATGTAGTGATTACCTGTTTGAAAATGGCGGAAAACATCTACTTTTTCTTTTCGATGGCTTTGACGAGTTTCCAGAACATCTACGAGAAAACAGTTTAATTGGTGAGATTATAAATCGTAACATTTTACCTCTCTGTGGATTAGTGGTGTCATCTCGTCCACATGCCTCAGTGTCCCTCCGACAACAAGCAACCATCAAAGTTGACATCTTAGGTTTCACCAAGGAGGAACAGTCTCTCTACATTGAACAGTCTTTAAAGGGACAACCACAAAGTATTGAAAAGCTTACCCGCTACTTGCAAGACCATCTCACTATCAGCAGCCTCTGTTTGGTGCCGTTTAACATAGTAATCCTGCTTTTCCTGTATAAAATGGGTATTCCCCTTCCCAGTGATTCTTCCAGTATATACCATCACTTCATCTGTCTCACCATCTGTCGACATCTTGCCAAATCTGGTTGTCCACTTAAAAATGACATCAAGCAGCTAGCTGACCTGCCAGAGCCATACAGTAAAATAGTTAAACAACTTTCCAAGTTAGCATTACAAGCACTcaataacaaccaactagtttTTACTTATGAAGAGATCGAAGCTGCATGCCCAGACGTCATAGCTACCCCTGAGGGTATTAATGGGTTTGGTTTGCTACAAGCTGTACAACATTTCGGCCTAACAGGAGAAACAACGACATTTAACTTCCTCCATTTAACTATACAGGAATACCTAGCGGCTAACTATATTATAACTGACCTTCGACCAGACGAAGAGTTTCGTCTTCTTCGCGAGCAATTCTGGAGCGATATTCACGCGAACATGTTCTCCATTTATGTCACACTTAGCAATGGACAACGATCCTCCTTCAAGAAATTCCTGTCTGGTGGAGACGACAAGATCGCCATTTCCAACAAATTCCTTCTTGAGCAATTAAAATGTTTCAGACTGTTCCGCTGTTTCCATGACGCACGAGACTATCGAATGTGTAAATCCATCGAAGAGGCAGAAATCTTCAATAAGAAAGAAATCGATCTTAGCCCCACTAGACTATCAGCTACTGATCTCAAGTGTGTGTCACTCTTCCTCACCTCCTCTTCCCACAAGCAGTGA
- the LOC136267731 gene encoding huntingtin-interacting protein 1-like, producing MREMFNERLQIQTSNLLSVKRDISTARNQLQSLSREQCDSISSVTAKIKLTLTKNQSILLERISQLSTQYDLLWQVKQNMDSENKRLVDSIKESESQLNQKTEEDKIVMSQLRREIYDLKEQLTQSSSDLAAEKLAKRTWSSS from the exons ATGAG GGAAATGTTTAATGAAAGACTTCAAATTCAAACATCTAATTTGTTAAGTGTTAAAAGAGACATTTCTACTGCTCGTAATCAATTACAGTCTCTTTCAAGAGAGCAATGTGATTCCATCTCTTCTGTGACAGCAAAAATTAAACTGACGTTAACAAAAAATCAGTCAATTTTGTTGGAGAGAATATCTCAGCTGTCCACCCAGTATGACCTGCTCTGGCAAGTCAAACAAAACATGGACAGTGAGAATAAAAGACTTGTGGACTCCATTAAAGAGAGTGAATCTCAACTGAACCAAAAAACAGAAGAGGACAAAATTGTAATGTCACAATTGAGAAGGGAAATTTATG ATCTCAAGGAACAACTGACTCAGTCCAGTAGTGATTTGGCAGCTGAAAAACTTGCAAAGAGAACTTGGAGCTCAAGTTGA